A segment of the Triticum urartu cultivar G1812 unplaced genomic scaffold, Tu2.1 TuUngrouped_contig_5763, whole genome shotgun sequence genome:
TCCAAGTCTTCCATTGGGTACAATACAACAACGTGCCCTAGGTTTCTAATTTCTCCACTAACTGCCGAGCACACATCAGGGGTTAGCCCTCAATCAACTATATAAACCCTCCACAGCACTAGCCAATCGATCCACAATAATCCTCTCTTCCCAGACCTTGAAGAAGCTTCAACAACTGGCCATGGCTGCCAAAACCCCAAGCTCGTGGTGCTTTAGTTTCCTAAAGGAAGCTCTGATCCTCCCCACGCGAAACCCTAAGCTCTTCACGCCGGTGTTCCTTGTGTTGGCCGTCGCCACCTTCCTTGCCCGCTCAGTCCATGTCGTGTTCATCCAGCCTCTCGTCGACGACATGGTCAGGTCCATCTATCTCATCGAGATGAGGAACACCGGCTTCTCCTGCGGAGAGGGTGCCAAGCTCGAAGAGGGCGCCATAAAGATCATGCTAATCTCCATCGCCCAAGTGATCCTCATGCTGGCGCTTGGCTTCGTCAAGAAGGCTCTCGCCTTCTTCGCGGCCTCCACGACCTACTCCGGCGACCGCTACTCGCTGGCCGAGCTCGTCCGCAAGGTGATCTGCAAGGGGAACACCCTGAAGGGCCCTGCTATCACCTTCGCCGTGGTCACCGCGCTCGACCTGGCGTGGACGGCCGTACTGGTCGCCATGCGTGCTGGTACTGCCGTGATGATGCGCGGTGGGCAGTCGCGGGTCCTCTCCGTCCAGGgcctcgtcttcctcctcacGCTCCTCGCCGAGCTATGCTTCGCCGTCCTCGCGCTGGTGAGCGTTGCCGCGTCGGTGGTCGACGGGGAGCGCCGCGGCGTGCGCGCGCTCAGGCAGGCGTGGCGGCTCATGACGCGGGTGAGGAGGAAGGAGGGCCTCCTGCTGGTGCTCCTGACGTATC
Coding sequences within it:
- the LOC125529673 gene encoding uncharacterized protein LOC125529673: MAAKTPSSWCFSFLKEALILPTRNPKLFTPVFLVLAVATFLARSVHVVFIQPLVDDMVRSIYLIEMRNTGFSCGEGAKLEEGAIKIMLISIAQVILMLALGFVKKALAFFAASTTYSGDRYSLAELVRKVICKGNTLKGPAITFAVVTALDLAWTAVLVAMRAGTAVMMRGGQSRVLSVQGLVFLLTLLAELCFAVLALVSVAASVVDGERRGVRALRQAWRLMTRVRRKEGLLLVLLTYLLPTVVAPVYRAALVYSRRSMAAGLCVLAGYAFMFGALQLVYLAAATVFYYEAMERKEVVPCDQGRFYRTGTLGTCPGSTARLDELQRAIQAARIV